Proteins from one Primulina huaijiensis isolate GDHJ02 chromosome 18, ASM1229523v2, whole genome shotgun sequence genomic window:
- the LOC140964399 gene encoding small ribosomal subunit protein uS2-like → MAAPARTLSAKEADIQMMLAAEVHLGTKNCDFQMERYVFKRRNDGIYIINIGKTWEKLQLAARVIVAIENPQDIIVQSARPYGQRAVLKFAQYTGAHAIAGRHTPGTFTNQLQTSFSEPRLLILTDPRTDHQPIKEAALYNIPTIAFCDTDSPMRHVDIGIPANNKGKHSIGCLFWLLARMVLQMRGVVAPGHKWDGVMVDLFFYREPEESKEQQEEEVPALPDYTDYSAAALGPDWSTGQIPDAQWAPDMGAAVPPVASGWTGDGGADGWDVAAPPPMQPPAVDVVAPSGWE, encoded by the exons ATGGCGGCTCCGGCTAGGACCCTTTCGGCGAAGGAGGCCGACATACAGATGATGTTGGCCGCTGAAGTCCACCTAGGCACCAAAAATTGTGACTTTCAGATGGAGCGATACGTTTTCAAGCGCCGCAATGACG gaATTTATATCATTAACATTGGGAAAACATGGGAGAAGCTTCAGTTGGCTGCAAGGGTTATTGTTGCTATTGAGAATCCTCAGGACATAATCGTTCAGTCTGCCAGACCATATGGTCAGAGAGCTGTTTTGAAGTTTGCACAATATACTGGAGCTCATGCAATTGCTGGTCGCCACACGCCTGGGACATTCACCAATCAACTTCAAACATCATTCAGCGAACCCAGACTTCTCATTCTAACAGACCCAAGAACTGATCACCAG CCTATTAAAGAAGCTGCTCTTTATAACATCCCAACCATTGCTTTCTGTGACACTGATTCCCCAATGCGCCATGTTGATATTGGTATCCCTGCCAATAACAAGGGGAAGCACAGCATAGGTTGTCTTTTCTGGCTCTTGGCCAGGATGGTTCTGCAGATGCGTGGTGTCGTTGCTCCTGGTCACAAGTGGGATGGTGTCATG GTTGATCTATTTTTCTACAGGGAGCCTGAGGAGTCTAAGGAACAACAAGAAGAGGAAGTTCCCGCACTCCCTGATTATACTGATTATTCTGCTGCTGCACTGGGCCCAGATTGGTCCACTGGCCAGATACCAGATGCTCAATGGGCTCCTGACATGGGTGCTGCTGTACCACCTGTTGCTAGTGGATGGACTGGTGATGGGG GTGCGGATGGATGGGACGTAGCTGCCCCCCCACCAATGCAACCTCCTGCTGTTGATGTTGTAGCCCCAAGTGGTTGGGAATAA